From a single Hevea brasiliensis isolate MT/VB/25A 57/8 unplaced genomic scaffold, ASM3005281v1 Scaf1, whole genome shotgun sequence genomic region:
- the LOC110673396 gene encoding endo-1,4-beta-xylanase 5 encodes MGLLSKNCMQQASSLLGFSVFSLLFCPLCALSYDGPLYDYTAYTECKEVPEEPLYNGGILKDELPVFKPISINEASIIYTTPAFILHNLTPATIYCFSTWVKIQGSESSLVTASLTTDNGTYNCVGTVLAQSGCWSFLKGGFILDAPSNLSILYFQNSAHRNIEIAIAIASASLQPFTYQQWSTNQQYIINTARKRAVTIHVSDRHGNRLQGAAITIEQISKDFPLGSAIARTILGNLPYQNWFVERFNAAVFENELKWYATEPEQGKVNYTIPDQMLDLIRANQIVVRGHNIFWEDPRYTPTWVHNLSSAALKSAVNSRIQSLMSKYKEEFIHWDVSNEMLHFDFYEQRLGLDATLHFYETAHIADPLATLFMNEFNVVETCSDVNSTVDTYISRLRELERGGIFMDGIGLESHFSVPNLPLVRGILDKLATLGLPIWLTEVDISSKFDYKTQAIYLEQVLREGFSHPAVNGIILWTALHPNGCYQMCLTDDNLQNLPAGDVVDKLLQEWKTEQQNGHTDDHGSYSFYGYLGEHRVSVAYGNRTASSTFSLFRSEETKHFNIQL; translated from the exons ATGGGTTTGCTAAGCAAAAATTGCATGCAACAAGCTTCTTCCTTGTTGGGTTTCTCGGTTTTCTCGCTTCTCTTTTGCCCTCTCTGCGCCCTTTCTTACG ATGGGCCTTTATACGACTACACTGCTTACACCGAG TGTAAAGAAGTACCAGAAGAGCCACTCTATAATGGAGGGATTCTCAAAGATGAACTTCCAGTTTTCAAGCCTATTAGCATTAACGAAGCTTCAATTATATATACCACACCAGCTTTCATCCTGCATAATCTAACTCCGGCAACCATTTATTGTTTTTCCA CCTGGGTCAAAATTCAAGGCTCAGAGTCCAGCCTCGTAACTGCGAGCCTAACCACAGATAATGGTACATACAATTGTGTGGGAACTGTTTTGGCTCAGAGTGGTTGCTGGTCGTTTCTCAAAGGTGGATTCATTCTTGATGCACCTTCAAATTTATCAATTCTGTACTTTCAG AACTCAGCTCATAGAAATATCGAAATTGCAATTGCAATTGCAAGTGCTTCACTGCAACCATTTACCTATCAGCAATGGAGTACAAACCAGCAATATATAATTAACACT GCAAGGAAGCGAGCTGTAACAATCCATGTATCAGATCGTCATGGAAATAGGTTGCAAGGAGCAGCCATTACAATAGAGCAAATCTCAAAAGATTTCCCACTTGGTTCAGCCATAGCAAGAACAATTCTTGGGAATTTGCCCTATCAG AATTGGTTTGTGGAGCGATTCAATGCAGCAGTCTTTGAAAATGAACTCAAGTGGTATGCCACTGAGCCTGAACAAGGAAAGGTCAATTACACCATACCAGACCAAATGTTAGACCTTATTCGAGCTAATCAAATCGTTGTTAGAGGACACAATATATTCTGGGAAGATCCCAGGTACACACCAACATGGGTTCACAATCTTTCAAGTGCTGCACTAAAATCAGCAGTCAATTCAAGAATCCAGAGCCTAATGAGCAAATACAAAGAAGAATTCATACACTGGGATGTTAGCAATGAAATGCTACATTTTGATTTCTATGAGCAACGTCTTGGTCTTGATGCCACTTTACACTTCTATGAGACAGCACATATAGCAGATCCATTAGCAACCTTGTTTATGAATGAATTCAATGTGGTGGAAACTTGCAGTGATGTGAATTCTACTGTAGACACCTATATTTCAAGGCTAAGAGAACTTGAACGTGGAGGAATTTTCATGGATGGAATTGGACTAGAGAGTCACTTTTCAGTACCAAATCTTCCTCTAGTGAGAGGTATTCTAGACAAACTGGCTACACTTGGACTTCCCATTTGGCTTACAGAAGTTGATATTAGCAGCAAATTCGATTACAAAACTCAG GCTATTTATCTAGAACAAGTGCTAAGAGAAGGCTTCTCTCATCCTGCAGTGAATGGGATAATCCTGTGGACTGCACTCCATCCTAATGGGTGTTACCAAATGTGTCTTACAGATGATAATCTTCAAAACCTACCAGCAGGAGATGTGGTAGACAAGCTATTACAGGAATGGAAAACTGAGCAGCAAAATGGCCATACAGATGACCATGGTTCATATAGCTTCTATGGGTACCTAGGCGAACATAGAGTCAGTGTTGCATATGGCAACAGAACAGCAAGTTCAACATTCTCACTCTTCAGAAGTGAAGAAACTAAGCATTTCAACATTCAGTTGTAA